A genomic region of Oryza glaberrima chromosome 1, OglaRS2, whole genome shotgun sequence contains the following coding sequences:
- the LOC127759965 gene encoding serine/threonine/tyrosine-protein kinase HT1-like codes for MKCFKQQQQQGGGNGGGQGKRLERRLSLGEYKKAVSWSKYLVAPPGAKIRGGGEELWSADLSKLEIRTKFATGRHSRVYSGRYAARDVAIKMVSQPEEDAALAAELERQFASEVALLLRLRHPNIISFVAACKKPPVFCIITEYMAGGSLRKYLHQQEPHSVPIELVLKLSLEIARGMSYLHSQGILHRDLKSENILLDGDMSVKVADFGISCLESQCGSGKGFTGTYRWMAPEMIKEKHHTRKVDVYSFGIVLWEILTALVPFSEMTPEQAAVAVALKNARPPLPPSCPVAISHLITQCWATNPDRRPQFDDIVAILESYIEALEEDPSFLQSYIPPPHPLHHHHHQHHNHHHQQSLLRCFPRYRTTRRSASLRV; via the exons atgaaatgcttcaagcagcagcagcagcagggcggcggcaatggcggtggGCAGGGGAAGAGGCTGGAGAGGCGGCTGTCGCTGGGGGAGTACAAGAAGGCGGTGTCGTGGTCCAAGTACCTGGTGGCTCCGCCGGGAGCCAAGATCcggggtggcggcgaggagctgTGGAGCGCCGACCTGTCCAAGCTGGAGATCCGGACCAAGTTCGCCACCGGCAGGCACAGCCGCGTCTACTCCGGCCGCTACGCCGCCCGCGACGTTGCCATCAAGATGGTTAGCCAGCCTGAGGAagacgccgccctcgccgccgagctcgagcgCCAGTTCGCCTCCGaggtcgccctcctcctccgcctccgccaccccaACATCATCTCG TTTGTTGCAGCATGCAAGAAACCACCAGTCTTCTGTATCATTACTGAGTACATGGCAGGTGGCTCCCTTAGGAAATATCTACATCAGCAAGAACCTCATTCTGTTCCAATTGAATTAGTGTTGAAGTTATCCTTAGAGATTGCTCGTGGAATGAGCTACTTACACTCGCAAGGCATACTTCACAGAGACTTGAAGTCAGAGAATATACTTCTCGATGGAGATATGTCAGTAAAGGTGGCAGATTTTGGAATTTCGTGCTTAGAATCGCAGTGCGGAAGTGGTAAGGGTTTTACTGGAACGTATAGGTGGATGGCTCCAGAAATGATCAAAGAGAAACACCATACGAGGAAGGTTGATGTATACAGCTTTGGAATTGTCTTGTGGGAGATTTTGACTGCTTTGGTACCATTCAGTGAGATGACACCCGAGCaagctgctgttgctgttgcctTGAAG AATGCTAGGCCACCACTGCCTCCTTCATGCCCTGTGGCAATAAGCCATCTGATAACTCAGTGCTGGGCGACCAACCCAGACAGAAGGCCTCAGTTCGACGACATCGTCGCCATACTTGAGAGCTACATAGAAGCTCTTGAAGAGGATCCATCCTTCTTGCAGTCATATATACCGCCTCCGCATCCGCtgcaccatcaccatcaccagcatcataatcatcatcatcaacagagCCTTCTCCGGTGCTTCCCTCGCTACAGAACCACCCGACGATCTGCATCTCTGAGAGTATAA